The Paenibacillus sp. FSL H7-0357 nucleotide sequence TGGACGAAATTTTTCAGGTTAAGAACGAGGAGGCATACGAAACGGCGCGCAGTCTGGCCAGAACAGAAGGCCTTCTTGTTGGAATTTCCTCCGGAGCAGCTGTGTATGCCGCATCGCAAATAGCCAAACGCCCCGGGAATCAAGGGAAGAACATTGTTATTATCCTGCCGGATACGGGAGAGCGCTACTTGTCTACACCACTTTTTGATGACGAGGAATAAATTCTTCTGCAGGACGTAACTCCGACGATAAAAAGAATCTGATTATTCAAGGGGCAACCCAATATTAAGCAGATTTGGTCCAATCTTGTTGGGCCTCAGCTCCCCGGGATGGTGTTGTTAAACTTACTGTAAGTTGGAGCGAGATTTAAGTGTATATACCCTGCCGCTGGTAGGGTTTTATTTTTTTCACTGCCTGTTTCATTGAATGTCTTTCGAATGACAATGTGTTAGAAGCCAAAAGAAATAGTCAAAACATCATCAATCTATACCATACTGATTTTCGTTTACTTAATGGGAAGCTATTAGAATATTATGGTTGTACAAAACAATTAAGTGAGGCATTAAGCAACAGTGGTTCAATAAGTGAAATAGAAGAGGTCAAACCTAAAGAGATAGAGGATTTTGTCCCTATGTATTAGGATATATGGATTAAGATAGGGACTGTTTAGAACAAAAATCGAGGCCCTATATCTAGTACCTTTTTCATATAACAACGGTAAAAGAGCAGGATAGAATATAAGAATCAAAGCCGTAAGTGCTAACAAGTGTAGATAAGCCAAATAGAATAATCGATGGTCTAAAGGTGGAATCAAATGGTATGAAAAACAATCCGGCTATAGCAAGACCATATTGTAATCGGGTTAGATAAATTCTGGTTTGTTTGTTCATAAATATCCCTCCTAACTTTAATTAATACGATTATAGAGAGATACGCAAATGGCGGGTGGTTACAGCAGCAGTTATTTTAATCCCATACCTAATGCAATGTTGTGGAAAGCGAATCCAAAAGCAACAGCAAAGCAGATTCCTACTCCCAAGCCCTCGATTTCAAGTATTTAACAATTCTACTCGACTTATCTAATTTAGTTTCGTAAGGGCAAAGCCTTGAACGTATATGAAATCACTTATCTGGGTGAAGTCGGCGAATATGAATCCTATTTTGTTATTCGAAGCGGGCTGACACATGGAAAAGTGGAATCTGCTAAGTACCATGAATATTCAGACCCATGCTCCGACTAACCTATTTCGAGTTTCTGAAGATGCTTCGCTGCCGTAAGATAGGTCAATCGACGCCGCGGCCCGACGAGGAAGCTTTCCCGGCGCCGGAACGCATCGAAACGGCAAATAGGCTGATTTGAGAGATCGGCAGCCGTGGACGCAAGTTTCTATATCACGAGAAGAAGGACTGATATGCGGCAAAGGTATGAAAGCTGTAACCATCATACAGCCCTGGGCGACACTGATCGAGCTTGGGGAGAAGCGATTTGAAAATCGCAGATGGGTGACAAAACACCGCGGTGAGCTGGTAATCCACGCCGGGAAGAAGGTGGACCGGGAAATCAGCCAACAGGGGCCTTTTTAAAAGCGTGCTTGCCCGCCATGGATATACAGCTGATAACCTGCTGACTGGGTGTGTAATCGCTGTTGCCAGGCTGGCAAAATTAAAGCTTAGATAGCCCATTTGAGAGGGCAGAGACAGCATGTATCACGCTTAGTATAAAGAATAGAACCGTGTAATTATGAATGGGTAGTCCATGTAATTAGTACGGAGTTGCGACTGAATTTAGTAGTAATAGATTATTATACTTCGCTGCATGCTTCTGCTCATCGAGGATAATTCCGTACAAAGTATCCTTATAAACGCCGTATGGAAGGCCGAACCATATCTTTCGATACTTTTCAACAGCAGACAATTCACCTTGGAAGGCTTTTTGCAACCCGGCAATATACGAATTAACATGTTCAGGAACTTCGCTGCTAACTCCTGTCACTTCATGTCCTGTTAATTCCCTG carries:
- a CDS encoding ASCH domain-containing protein, which produces MKAVTIIQPWATLIELGEKRFENRRWVTKHRGELVIHAGKKVDREISQQGPF
- a CDS encoding ferritin-like domain-containing protein, which translates into the protein MYMVYPYWFRSQFVPIWATSTQDALELMRNSVQGERNDELFYDQLIKLAPNHEQAEVITSIRNDERGHNQMFRQMYRELTGHEVTGVSSEVPEHVNSYIAGLQKAFQGELSAVEKYRKIWFGLPYGVYKDTLYGIILDEQKHAAKYNNLLLLNSVATPY